The following proteins are co-located in the Salvelinus fontinalis isolate EN_2023a chromosome 41, ASM2944872v1, whole genome shotgun sequence genome:
- the LOC129840203 gene encoding eIF5-mimic protein 2-A → MNNQKQQKPTLTGQRFKTRKRDEKERFDPTQFQESIVQGLNQTGSDLEAVAKFLDASGAKLDYRRYAETLFDILVAGGMLAPGGSISDDLTRTEFCLFTAQEDLETMQAYAQVFNKLIRRYKYLEKGFEEEIKKLLLFLKGFTESERNKLAMLTGILLANGNISAAVIGSLFNENVVKEGVSAAFAVKLFKSWIYERDINAVAVALRKVGMDNRLMELFPANKRSCEHFSKYFTDAGLKELSDFARNQEAIGSRKELQKELQEMMARGDNFKDIIAYVREEMKKTSISEQLMIGIVWSSVMSCVEWNKKEELVCEQSIKHLKQYSPLLKAFTSQGASEIILLVKIQEYCYDNIHFMKAFQKIVVLLYKADVLSEEAILKWYTEAHVAKGKSVFLDQMKKFVEWLKHAEEESESEEEEEN, encoded by the exons ATGAATAATCAAAAGCAGCAAAAGCCAACGCTAACCGGCCAGCGTTTCAAAACGAGGAAAAGAG ATGAAAAGGAGAGATTTGACCCTACTCAGTTTCAAGAAAGTATCGTACAAGGCTTAAATCAAACTGGCTCTGATTTGGAAGCTGTTGCAAAATTCCTTGATGCCTCTGGCGCCAAGCTTGACTACCGCAGGTATGCAGAGACGCTCTTTGACATCCTGGTGGCTGGCGGAATGCTTG CCCCAGGAGGTAGTATATCTGATGACCTGACCCGCACAGAGTTCTGCCTCTTCACGGCACAAGAGGACCTTGAGACAATGCAAGCATATGCTCAG GTTTTTAACAAGCTGATCCGGCGTTACAAGTACCTGGAGAAAGGGTTTGAGGAGGAGATCAAGAAG TTGCTGCTCTTTTTAAAAGGGTTCACCGAATCAGAACGCAACAAGCTGGCCATGCTCACTGGCATTCTGTTGGCCAATGGAAACATATCAGCCGCCGTCATTGGAAGTCTCTTCAACGAGAACGTGGTCAAAGAGG GAGTATCTGCGGCCTTTGCTGTGAAACTGTTCAAGTCCTGGATCTATGAAAGGGACATCAACGCTGTTGCTGTCGCTCTCCGCAAAGTCGGCAtggacaacaggctgatg GAACTCTTTCCTGCCAACAAGCGGAGCTGTGAACATTTTTCGAAGTACTTCACTGACGCGGGACTGAAGGAGCTGTCAGACTTTGCCAGGAACCAGGAGGCCATCGGGTCCCGTAAGGAGCTGCAGAAAGAGCTCCAGGAGATGATGGCCCGCGGAGACAACTTCAAAGAT ATAATTGCCTACGTCAGGGAGGAGATGAAGAAGACCAGCATCTCTGAACAACTGATGATCGGCATCGTGTGGTCCAGTGTCATGAGCTGTGTGGAATGGAACAAGAAGGAAGAGCTGGTCTGTGAGCAATCTATCAAACACTTGAAG CAATACAGTCCTCTCCTGAAGGCATTCACCTCCCAGGGAGCCTCTGAGATTATCCTGCTGGTGAAGATCCAGGAGTACTGCTATGACAACATCCACTTCATGAAGGCCTTCCAGAAGATTGTGGTGCTCCTCTACAAAG CGGATGTTTTGAGTGAAGAGGCCATTCTTAAGTGGTACACAGAGGCACACGTTGCTAAAGGAAAGAGTGTTTTCCTCGACCAGATGAAGAAATTTGTTGAGTGGCTGAAGCATGCAGAGGaag AGTCTgagtccgaggaggaggaagagaactgA